The Prunus persica cultivar Lovell chromosome G7, Prunus_persica_NCBIv2, whole genome shotgun sequence genome has a segment encoding these proteins:
- the LOC18771157 gene encoding heparanase-like protein 3 isoform X1, translating into MGSHFWQMGLYFWVCFSAISFIHSVNSQGFGGGSIEGTVHVNGKDAIGKIDDDFICATLDWWPPEKCDYGTCSWVRASFLNLNLSSIILLNAVKAFSPLKLRLGGTLQDKVLYATPDNKQRCVPFQKSTTEMFGFTPGCLPMNRWDELNSFFQKSGAKIIFGLNALTGRTIHSNGTATGAWDYKNSESFIRYSVKKNYTVHGWELGNELCGHGIGTTIGASQYVSDTASLQKIIHDVYKGIEPKPLILSPGGFFDAKWFKDYTDKTTTSLDVVTHHIYNLGPGVDQHLIEKILDPSYLDGIASTFSNLRDILKSSATSAAAWVGEAGGAYNSGRHLVSNSFVFSFWYLDQLAMSAAYDTKTYCRQTLIGGNYGLLNTTTYEPNPDYYSALLWHRLMGRNVLATSFSGPKKIRAYAHCAKQSKGITVLLINLQNTTTVEARVAFNTSWTLRHKHKSHKSHRAQLKFHQGLRSETVREEYHLTAKDGNLQSQTMLLNGNALTLNSSGIIPNLDPVYVNSSEPILVGPSSIVFAHIPYVVLPACR; encoded by the exons ATGGGTTCTCATTTCTGGCAAATGGGGTTGTATTTCTGGGTCTGTTTCTCTGCTATCAGCTTCATTCATTCTGTAAATTCACAGGGCTTCGGAGGTGGAAGTATTGAAGGCACTGTCCACGTTAATGGCAAAGATGCCATTGGTAaaattgatgatgattttATTTGTGCAACTTTGGATTGGTGGCCTCCTGAGAAATGTGACTATGGGACATGCAGCTGGGTTCGTGCTTCTTTCCTCAATCtg AATCTAAGCAGCATTATCTTATTAAATGCCGTGAAGG CTTTCTCACCCTTGAAACTTAGATTGGGGGGTACCTTGCAAGATAAGGTCTTATATGCTACACCAGACAATAAGCAACGCTGTGTTCCTTTTCAAAAAAGCACCACAGAGATGTTTGGTTTTACTCCGGGGTGCTTACCCATGAACAGATGGGATGAATTAAACTCCTTTTTTCAGAAATCTGG GGCCAAGATTATCTTTGGATTAAATGCTCTCACTGGACGAACAATACATTCTAATGGTACTGCAACTGGAGCTTGGGACTACAAAAATTCTGAGTCTTTCATCCGTTACAGTGTTAAAAAGAACTACACAGTACATGGTTGGGAGCTTG GGAATGAATTGTGCGGACATGGAATTGGAACAACAATCGGAGCGAGTCAATACGTCTCTGATACAGCTTCTCTGCAAAAGATAATACACGATGTATACAAGGGTATTGAACCAAAGCCACTAATCCTATCACCTGGAGGATTCTTTGATGCAAAGTGGTTCAAAGACTATACAGATAAAACAACCACATCCTTGGACGTGGTCACCCACCATATTTATAATCTAGGGCCAG GGGTTGATCAACACCTTATTGAAAAGATTCTTGATCCGTCCTATCTCGACGGTATTGCTAGCACATTTAGCAACCTCCGTGACATCCTAAAGAGTTCTGCAACTTCAGCAGCTGCATGGGTTGGGGAAGCAGGAGGTGCTTACAACAGCGGCCGTCATCTTGTCAGCAATTCATTTGTATTTAGTTTCTG GTATTTAGATCAGCTTGCTATGTCAGCAGCTTATGATACCAAAACGTACTGCAGACAGACATTGATTGGTGGAAACTATGGTTTACTCAACACTACTACCTACGAACCCAATCCAGACTACTACAG TGCTCTTCTTTGGCACCGATTGATGGGAAGAAATGTACTGGCAACCAGCTTTTCTGGACCGAAAAAGATACGTGCTTACGCACACTGTGCAAAACAATCC AAAGGGATTACAGTACTACTGATCAACCTACAAAACACGACGACAGTGGAGGCAAGAGTTGCATTCAACACTTCCTGGACTTTGCGACATAAACACAAATCTCACAAGTCTCATAGAGCACAGCTGAAGTTCCATCAGGGTTTGAGAAGTGAAACAGTAAGAGAAGAATACCATCTAACAGCAAAGGATGGAAATTTACAAAGCCAAACCATGCTGCTAAATGGAAACGCTTTGACCTTAAATTCATCTGGGATCATACCTAACTTAGACCCTGTATATGTAAATTCATCAGAACCAATTTTGGTTGGTCCATCTTCAATTGTATTTGCTCACATACCATATGTTGTTCTGCCTGCTTGCAGGTAG
- the LOC18771157 gene encoding heparanase-like protein 3 isoform X2 codes for MGSHFWQMGLYFWVCFSAISFIHSVNSQGFGGGSIEGTVHVNGKDAIGKIDDDFICATLDWWPPEKCDYGTCSWNLSSIILLNAVKAFSPLKLRLGGTLQDKVLYATPDNKQRCVPFQKSTTEMFGFTPGCLPMNRWDELNSFFQKSGAKIIFGLNALTGRTIHSNGTATGAWDYKNSESFIRYSVKKNYTVHGWELGNELCGHGIGTTIGASQYVSDTASLQKIIHDVYKGIEPKPLILSPGGFFDAKWFKDYTDKTTTSLDVVTHHIYNLGPGVDQHLIEKILDPSYLDGIASTFSNLRDILKSSATSAAAWVGEAGGAYNSGRHLVSNSFVFSFWYLDQLAMSAAYDTKTYCRQTLIGGNYGLLNTTTYEPNPDYYSALLWHRLMGRNVLATSFSGPKKIRAYAHCAKQSKGITVLLINLQNTTTVEARVAFNTSWTLRHKHKSHKSHRAQLKFHQGLRSETVREEYHLTAKDGNLQSQTMLLNGNALTLNSSGIIPNLDPVYVNSSEPILVGPSSIVFAHIPYVVLPACR; via the exons ATGGGTTCTCATTTCTGGCAAATGGGGTTGTATTTCTGGGTCTGTTTCTCTGCTATCAGCTTCATTCATTCTGTAAATTCACAGGGCTTCGGAGGTGGAAGTATTGAAGGCACTGTCCACGTTAATGGCAAAGATGCCATTGGTAaaattgatgatgattttATTTGTGCAACTTTGGATTGGTGGCCTCCTGAGAAATGTGACTATGGGACATGCAGCTGG AATCTAAGCAGCATTATCTTATTAAATGCCGTGAAGG CTTTCTCACCCTTGAAACTTAGATTGGGGGGTACCTTGCAAGATAAGGTCTTATATGCTACACCAGACAATAAGCAACGCTGTGTTCCTTTTCAAAAAAGCACCACAGAGATGTTTGGTTTTACTCCGGGGTGCTTACCCATGAACAGATGGGATGAATTAAACTCCTTTTTTCAGAAATCTGG GGCCAAGATTATCTTTGGATTAAATGCTCTCACTGGACGAACAATACATTCTAATGGTACTGCAACTGGAGCTTGGGACTACAAAAATTCTGAGTCTTTCATCCGTTACAGTGTTAAAAAGAACTACACAGTACATGGTTGGGAGCTTG GGAATGAATTGTGCGGACATGGAATTGGAACAACAATCGGAGCGAGTCAATACGTCTCTGATACAGCTTCTCTGCAAAAGATAATACACGATGTATACAAGGGTATTGAACCAAAGCCACTAATCCTATCACCTGGAGGATTCTTTGATGCAAAGTGGTTCAAAGACTATACAGATAAAACAACCACATCCTTGGACGTGGTCACCCACCATATTTATAATCTAGGGCCAG GGGTTGATCAACACCTTATTGAAAAGATTCTTGATCCGTCCTATCTCGACGGTATTGCTAGCACATTTAGCAACCTCCGTGACATCCTAAAGAGTTCTGCAACTTCAGCAGCTGCATGGGTTGGGGAAGCAGGAGGTGCTTACAACAGCGGCCGTCATCTTGTCAGCAATTCATTTGTATTTAGTTTCTG GTATTTAGATCAGCTTGCTATGTCAGCAGCTTATGATACCAAAACGTACTGCAGACAGACATTGATTGGTGGAAACTATGGTTTACTCAACACTACTACCTACGAACCCAATCCAGACTACTACAG TGCTCTTCTTTGGCACCGATTGATGGGAAGAAATGTACTGGCAACCAGCTTTTCTGGACCGAAAAAGATACGTGCTTACGCACACTGTGCAAAACAATCC AAAGGGATTACAGTACTACTGATCAACCTACAAAACACGACGACAGTGGAGGCAAGAGTTGCATTCAACACTTCCTGGACTTTGCGACATAAACACAAATCTCACAAGTCTCATAGAGCACAGCTGAAGTTCCATCAGGGTTTGAGAAGTGAAACAGTAAGAGAAGAATACCATCTAACAGCAAAGGATGGAAATTTACAAAGCCAAACCATGCTGCTAAATGGAAACGCTTTGACCTTAAATTCATCTGGGATCATACCTAACTTAGACCCTGTATATGTAAATTCATCAGAACCAATTTTGGTTGGTCCATCTTCAATTGTATTTGCTCACATACCATATGTTGTTCTGCCTGCTTGCAGGTAG
- the LOC18770649 gene encoding triphosphate tunel metalloenzyme 3 has translation MSHILKPIMEVEVKLRLPDVAAHCKVTTLLAPFHVSTHRQENLFFDGPKAELSARRAALRLRFSDRAPLCAVTLKARAVLVDGVSRVEEDEEELDHSIGRAGADQPDKLMSAESRVLSRVREEFGVLGFVGLGGFRNVRDVYDWKGLKLEVDETKYEFGTCYEIECESADPEGVKEVLEGFLKENGVQYSYSETSKFAIFRAGKLPLSE, from the coding sequence ATGTCTCACATTCTCAAACCTATAATGGAGGTTGAGGTCAAGCTTAGGCTCCCAGACGTCGCCGCCCACTGCAAAGTCACCACACTACTCGCGCCGTTCCACGTCAGCACACACCGTCAAGAGAATCTCTTCTTCGACGGCCCCAAAGCCGAGCTCTCGGCGCGCCGAGCCGCACTCCGCCTCCGCTTCTCGGACCGAGCCCCTCTGTGCGCCGTGACCCTCAAGGCGCGAGCCGTATTGGTCGACGGCGTCAGCCGAGTCGAGGAGGACGAGGAGGAGCTCGACCACTCGATCGGTCGAGCCGGCGCTGACCAGCCGGATAAGCTGATGTCGGCGGAGTCTAGGGTTTTGAGTAGGGTGAGAGAGgaatttggggttttggggtttgTGGGGTTGGGAGGGTTCAGGAATGTGAGGGATGTGTATGATTGGAAAGGCTTGAAATTAGAGGTGGATGAGACAAAGTATGAGTTTGGTACTTGTTATGAGATTGAGTGTGAGAGTGCAGACCCTGAAGGGGTCAAGGAGGTGCTTGAGGGCTTCTTGAAGGAAAATGGGGTTCAGTATTCCTACTCGGAAACATCAAAGTTTGCGATTTTTCGGGCTGGCAAGCTGCCCCTTAGTGAGTGA
- the LOC109950233 gene encoding glutamic acid-rich protein, with protein sequence MGLYASEKKSMWEGTLLEAMLVNTVLVAHNSLALLLLATGSVINDINMASKLTAVTGRFPFDELLKLKKPCVENKDASDTEDDEDDNEDDDDVNDQDDEEGGDEDFSGEEGEDEGGDPEDDPEANGNEGSDDEDEDDDDEDDNGDDDEDEDGEEEDEDEEEEVPQPPAKRRK encoded by the exons ATGGGCTTGTACGCCTCTGAGAAAAAGAGCATGTGGGAAGGAACTCTTTTGGAAGCAATGCTGGTCAACACTGTTCTTGTTGCTCACAACTCTCTTGCTCTGCTGCTTTTGGCG ACTGGATCGGTGATAAATGATATCAATATGGCATCAAAATTGACTGCTGTCACTGGAAG GTTTCCTTTTGACGAACttctcaaattgaaaaaacCTTGTGTGGAAAACAAAGATGCTAGCGATACAGAGGATGATGAAGACGACAacgaagatgatgatgatgtgaaTGACCAGGATGATGAGGAGGGAGGAGATGAGGACTTCTCAGGTGAAGAAGGGGAAGATGAAGGAGGGGATCCTGAGGATGATCCTGAAGCCAATGGCAATGAAGGAagtgatgatgaggatgaggatgatgacGACGAAGATGAcaatggtgatgatgatgaagatgaggatggagaggaagaagatgaggatgaagaggaagaggttCCACAGCCACCTGCCAAAAGGCGGAAGTGA
- the LOC18769626 gene encoding protein S-acyltransferase 24 → MSSEIEVVEDEVQTRDHESAGAASANSTNNGDANGIGEESLRNDVYTAAAYGDLEKLQRLVECEGCSVSETDGLGYYALQWAALNNRTAAAQYIIEHGGDVNATDHTGQTALHWSAVRGAIQVAELLLHEGARVNAADMYGYQTTHVAAQYGQTAFLYHIVSKWNADPDVPDNDGRSPLHWAAYKGFADCIRLLLFLDAYKGRQDKEGCTPLHWAAIRGNLEACTVLVQAGKKEDLMVTDNTGLTPAQLAADKNHRQVAFFLGNARRLLDKHCDGNSRLGQVSKLGLAPVLWCIIFVLLVTYTHSVIMAPNLPKLTAGSVFVAWLGVFFATSGLVMFYRCSSKDPGYIRMNIHDSQNMKDDEPLLKIEINNPALLAGNWSQLCATCKIVRPLRAKHCSTCDRCVEQFDHHCPWVSNCIGKKNKWDFFAFLVLEVLAMVFTGGVTLTRVLSDPVSPSTFGAWMNYVTTSHVGALSFFIMDFFLFFGVAVLTVVQASQISRNITTNEMANVMRYNYLRGPGGRFRNPYDHGIRKNCSDFLIKGYNEDVEYIEESARDEEEGIGMRHMLKNSNVQNGDAYSHHTNGNSQVAINVNSNSTSHHGHAHSAQCSHNNHGKTKSDNVPLGLGLGLGRNTARSVVAS, encoded by the exons ATGTCGTCGGAGATCGAGGTCGTCGAGGACGAGGTCCAAACCCGTGATCACGAATCTGCGGGTGCCGCCTCAGCCAATTCAACGAACAATGGCGACGCCAATGGGATTGGGGAAGAGAGTCTGCGAAACGACGTGTACACGGCCGCTGCGTACGGGGATTTGGAGAAGCTTCAGAGATTGGTGGAGTGTGAAGGTTGCTCTGTTTCTGAGACCGATGGGCTCGGCTACTATGCCCTCCAGTGGGCCGCTCTGAACAACCGCACTGCCGCTGCACAGTATATTATTGAG CACGGAGGTGATGTGAATGCCACAGATCATACGGGGCAAACAGCATTACACTGGAGTGCAGTGCGGGGTGCAATCCAGGTTGCAGAGCTATTACTCCATGAGGGTGCTCGGGTAAATGCAGCCGATATGTATGGCTATCAG ACTACACATGTTGCAGCTCAGTATGGTCAGACTGCTTTCCTGTACCATATTGTTTCAAAATGGAATGCTGACCCTGATGTGCCTGATAATGATGGGAGAAGCCCCTTACATTG GGCTGCTTATAAAGGTTTTGCTGATTGTATAcgtcttcttttatttctgGATGCATATAAAGGACGGCAAGATAAAGAGG GTTGCACTCCTTTGCATTGGGCTGCTATCAGGGGTAACTTGGAGGCATGCACGGTGTTGGTACAGGCTGGGAAGAAGGAGGACTTAATGGTTACAGATAACACCGGCCTTACACCCGCACAACTTGCTGCTGATAAGAATCACAGACAAGTTGCTTTTTTCCTT GGGAATGCTAGAAGGCTGCTTGACAAACATTGTGACGGGAACAGTCGTCTTGGACAAGTTTCAAAACTAGGACTTGCACCAGTACTTTGGTGCATAATATTTGTGCTCCTGGTGACCTATACTCATTCTGTCATCATGG CACCAAATCTGCCAAAGTTAACAGCTGGATCAGTTTTTGTTGCATGGCTCGGAGTTTTCTTTGCAACTTCTGGGCTTGTAATGTTCTATAGGTGTAGCAG CAAGGATCCAGGTTACATCCGAATGAATATCCATGATTCACAAAATATGAAAGATGAT GAACCTCTATTGAAGATTGAGATAAATAACCCTGCCTTGCTAGCTGGTAATTGGTCTCAGCTCTGTGCAACGTGCAAG ATTGTCAGGCCTCTTCGTGCAAAGCACTGTTCCACTTGTGATCGTTGTGTTGAACAATTTGACCACCATTGCCCTTGGGTATCCAATTGCATTGGCAAG AAAAACAAATGGGATTTCTTTGCTTTCCTTGTTCTGGAAGTTTTGGCAATGGTATTCACTGGAGGGGTTACTCTTACGA GAGTTTTGAGTGATCCAGTCAGTCCATCTACTTTTGGAGCATGGATGAATTATGTCACCACTAGTCATGTTGGTgctctttcattttttatcatggatttcttcctcttttttggtGTGGCAGTTTTGACTGTTGTACAAGCATCTCAG ATATCACGGAATATTACGACTAATGAAATGGCAAACGTGATGCGCTATAACTACCTTAGGGGCCCAGGTGGTCGGTTCAGAAATCCATATGATCACGGGATCAGGAAGAACTGTTCGGATTTCTTGATCAAAGGTTACAACGAAGATGTGGAATACATTGAAGAATCAGCTCGTGATGAGGAGGAGGGGATTGGAATGAGGCATATGCTGAAGAACTCAAACGTGCAAAATGGTGATGCCTATTCTCACCACACAAATGGCAATAGTCAGGTTGCAATCAATGTAAATTCTAATTCAACATCACATCATGGTCATGCTCATTCTGCCCAGTGCAGCCATAATAACCATGGGAAAACAAAAAGTGATAACGTTCCGTTAGGCTTAGGTCTTGGCCTTGGACGGAACACTGCCCGATCTGTTGTAGCTTCATGa
- the LOC18771249 gene encoding F-box/LRR-repeat protein 14: MMGGICSRKRNQPVVEDGICRAVSGRSGSSKWLGPSSLRPTVEQSSGGAGICPSLLELCICKICQDIDKYSSFSMLPRDVSQQIFNELVSSHSLTEVSLEAFRDCALEDIGLGEFPDVKDSWMDVISSQGSSLLSVDLSSSEVTDSGLALLKDCSNLQALTYNYCDHVSERGLKHISGLSNLKSLSFKRSNAISAEGMRAFSGLVNLEKLDLERCQEIHGGFVHLKDLMKLKSLNVRCCNCITDSDLKTISGLTDLNELQLSNCNITDTGVSYLKGLHKLSMLNLEGCNVVTASCLESISALVALSYLNLNRCELSDEGCDKLLGLTNLKVLSLGFNNITDACLMHLKGLTNLESLNLDSCKIGDEGLANLAGLTLLKNLELSDTEVGSNGLRHVSGLTNLQNLNLSFTQVTDSGLKKLSGLTSIKSINLDARQITDAGLAVITSLTGLTHLDLFGAHISDSGANCLKYFKNLQSLEICGGGLTDAGVKNIKDLVGLTWLNLSQNCKLTDKSLELISGLTALVSLNVSNSRITNEGLQYLKPLKNLRSLTLESCKVTASEIRKLQSAALPNLVSFRPV; this comes from the exons ATGATGGGGGGAATTTGTTCGAGGAAGAGAAACCAACCAGTCGTCGAAGATGGCATCTGTAGAGCCGTGTCTGGAAGAAGTGGCAGTTCAAAATGGCTGGGACCTTCATCTTTGCGGCCTACTGTAGAACAGTCTTCAGGAGGAGCAGGCATTTGCCCATCTCTCTTGGAATTATGCATTTGTAAAATATGCCAG GACATTGACAAATACAGTTCGTTTTCAATGCTACCAAGGGATGTCAGCCAACAGATCTTCAACGAATTGGTCTCCTCCCATTCTCTTACTGAAGTTTCTCTTGAAGCTTTTAGGGATTGCGCTCTCGAG GATATTGGTTTGGGTGAATTCCCTGATGTGAAAGACAGTTGGATGGATGTCATCTCTTCACAAGGTTCATCATTACTTTCTGTTGATCTTTCTAGTTCTGAGGTGACAGATTCTGGATTGGCTCTTCTCAAAGACTGCTCAAACCTCCAAGCATTAACTTATAATTACTGTGACCATGTGTCAGAACGTGGACTTAAACACATAAGTG GTCTGTCGAACCTGAAATCTTTGAGTTTTAAAAGGAGCAATGCAATAAGTGCTGAAGGGATGCGTGCTTTCTCCGGCTTAGTTAACTTGGAAAAGTTGGACCTGGAGAGGTGTCAAGAAATTCATGGTGGATTTGTTCATCTTAAAG ATTTGATGAAGCTAAAGTCTCTTAATGTTAGATGTTGTAATTGCATCACGGATTCTGATTTGAAGACCATCTCAG GGCTTACTGACCTGAATGAGTTGCAGTTATCCAACTGTAACATTACTGATACCGGTGTTTCTTATTTGAAAG GCTTGCACAAGCTTAGTATGCTGAATTTAGAGGGATGCAATGTTGTTACTGCCTCATGTCTGGAGTCTATTTCAG CTCTTGTTGCCCTGTCTTACTTAAATCTAAACAGATGCGAACTATCTGATGAAGGATGCGATAAGCTTTTGG GACTTACGAACTTGAAGGTTTTGAGCTTGGGATTCAACAATATCACAGATGCATGTTTGATGCATCTAaaag GTTTAACGAATTTGGAGAGCTTGAACTTGGATTCCTGTAAGATAGGTGACGAGGGGCTTGCTAATTTGGCAG GTCTGACACTCTTGAAGAACTTGGAGCTATCTGATACTGAAGTTGGAAGCAATGGGCTTCGTCATGTCTCAG GTTTGACAAATCtccaaaatttgaacttgTCGTTCACCCAAGTAACTGACAGTGGCTTGAAAAAGTTATCTGGACTGACATCTATCAAATCAATTAATCTGGACGCTCGGCAGATTACTGATGCTGGACTTGCAGTTATTACAA GTCTTACGGGATTGACACACCTCGACCTTTTTGGTGCACACATTTCGGATTCTGGAGCAAACTGTTTAAAAT ACTTCAAGAATCTTCAATCTCTTGAAATATGTGGTGGAGGACTGACTGATGCTGGTGTGAAGAATATCAAAGATCTTGTCGGTCTGACATGGCTAAATTTGTCACAGAACTGCAAGTTGACGGATAAATCCTTGGAATTGATTTCTG GATTGACTGCTTTGGTGTCATTGAATGTTTCAAATTCTCGCATTACAAACGAGGGGTTGCAGTATTTAAAGCCATTGAAGAATTTACGTTCACTAACCTTGGAGTCTTGCAAGGTGACTGCATCTGAAATCAGGAAGCTTCAGTCTGCTGCCCTGCCTAATCTGGTCAGCTTTCGGCCAGTATAG